A window of Dehalococcoidia bacterium genomic DNA:
AGGGTAGACTTTTACGTTACCACGCGAATTTACATCCTCTAGGTGTGACAAATGTTTTTTCCATTGTTGTGGTTCAAGGACACTTTGCACGATTGATAGATATGTAACAGGTCTTCCGCTAGATTCGGAAATTTTTGTACAAATTTCATCACTTAATTCCTGGCCTAAAGGATCCCCAACCTGAATTACACCGGTATCTAACTCTTTTAAAGTACTTGCCACGCTATAGAGTTCATCTAGACTAGCAACGTTGCTTGGGAGGGGTCGACCATCAAGGCCTACGTGCCTAGGGTTGCGGTCAAATGATATGCCAAGTGCGCCTGCTTCAATGCTTTCTCTAATAGCATCTTGAATGGCTTCTATTTCTTCTCCTGTGGCTGTGCGATCATGGGACTCTTCTCCCATTACCCATCGACGTATGGCTGAATGCCCAACCATTACACCGTAGTTAATTCCTAATTTATTGTCCAACGATTCAAGGTATTCTCCAAAAGTAGACCATCCCCAAGGAACACCATTGATAAGTACGTCGTAGGGTATAGCCTCTACCTTCGCTAGCATCCCTGCAAGTGCAGTTTCGTCACCAGGTCGAACAGGCGCTAACGTCAAGGAGCAATTCCCACTTACGACTGTAGTTACTCCGTTGAAGCAAGAAAATGTACATAAAGGATCAAAAGTTACTTGGCCATCATAATGTGTGTGATGATCAATGAAACCTGGAGCAACAGTGTGATTTGTTGCATCAATAACTCTATCGGCGGAAGAATCTAAGTTTCCAATATCAGCAATCAAGCCGCCTATGATGCCAATATCGGCTATATAAGCTGCTTTGCCAGTACCATCTACAATGGTTCCATTTTTTATTAGAAGATCAAATTTCATCGCATCCTCCCGTTGCCAGTTTGGCTATAGTACTACGTTTAGCTAACGAATTTATGAAAGGGCACCCGCAATTTCTTCTTCAGATAGTTTATATACGGATCTAGCTTTCTCTGCGGTAATAATACCGTCTTGCAAATCGCCTTTTACAAGCTCTCTATCCCGATCTTGAGGATCTAATACACCGCCTCCACCGCCAGTTTCAATACTAAAAACATCCCCAGGTTTTAGTCCTATGTTTGAAGCGATCCCAGGGTATTTTTCTTGGTTATTGGTATCGGGATGCACTACTACATAAGCATTCGCGCCTGCATCGCCTCCGTCAACTCCAGAAGCTTCGCGTTTTGCTGCACCACCGGATAGTCTGCTATTGGATCGAACTTTGTATTCACGAATGTAGCCCGGTCCTCCACGAGATTTCCCATCTCCTCCAGTATCGGGCAGTGTTTCGAATCGTGTTACATCTACTGGAAATTCTGATTCAATGATCTCAAGACTGGTGAATCTGCCTCCACTTGCGCGTGCACCTACACCAGTGAACCCGTCGCCACCATCCCATGCACGTGCCCCAGCATACATAAGCTCATATTGCACATATTGGCGATCATTATCTCCTTGATAGCCAATGACAATTGAGCTTTGAGTAGAGCCATGAGCTAATGCTGGTTGACCGGCTGCTTTAGCCATAGCTGACATAATAACGCTTTCTGCAATGGAAACAGTTTTAGAATAAAAGCCTACAGGACCAGGAAATTCTGGATCCAGTATGCTGCCTTTTCTGAACCGGCATTCGATTGCATTGCCGAGTCCATGATTTATCGGCAGGTACGGATCAGTCATTGCTATTGCAGCGTGGTATACCAATCCCCTGATAAAAGGCTCTCTTACATTGATAGGTGCCGAAGCTTGGTTTCCAGTTTGAGTGAAATCCATGATCAGTCGATCACCCTCTTTAATTGCGGAGACATGTAAACGTATGGGGTTTCCTGGATTTGATGGGTCATCAACCCACGTCTCAGATTCGTGGACACCGTCTGTCCATTGAGCAATAAGATCTCTTGCCTGCTGTTCAGTTCTTGTACCTAAGTCTTCAAACAT
This region includes:
- a CDS encoding amidohydrolase family protein — protein: MKFDLLIKNGTIVDGTGKAAYIADIGIIGGLIADIGNLDSSADRVIDATNHTVAPGFIDHHTHYDGQVTFDPLCTFSCFNGVTTVVSGNCSLTLAPVRPGDETALAGMLAKVEAIPYDVLINGVPWGWSTFGEYLESLDNKLGINYGVMVGHSAIRRWVMGEESHDRTATGEEIEAIQDAIRESIEAGALGISFDRNPRHVGLDGRPLPSNVASLDELYSVASTLKELDTGVIQVGDPLGQELSDEICTKISESSGRPVTYLSIVQSVLEPQQWKKHLSHLEDVNSRGNVKVYPQINPRPGLRFFQMNSAEFFNLMPTWKSIMNSTDEEKISAFSERKTRIQLAKEIEENNNKTALGFSGRWDHVVIVKTALQSNAILTGKTIQELALEQSKDPLDVFLDLSIEEQLKTWFARNQQNNDDDAMSEILNHPHTLIGLSDSGAHVVREGGYGYGVYFLSHWVRTKKIMSIEEGVRQLTSIPADIFGVVGRGRIEIGSKADIIVFDYEALSLNESEESYDLPGNAMRLKQTARGIPYTIVNGEVLIENGEHTGALPGHVVRNDACLTYDKAFS
- a CDS encoding hydantoinase B/oxoprolinase family protein is translated as MASVDPITYEVLRARLDGIVREMEKAVFRTGFSTIVRESHDFSCGVLDKQGRLVGQSNHPTHMAAYPESVKGLLQFYTLDEMAEGDAFLANHPYYSGCPHANDMVIMTPIFHDSQVIAFAASMGHTPDIGGVAAGSRNATSRDLFGEGLQIMPVRYMRNYELVQDTASFVKANSRVPEMMIGDLSAKAGVCFSIGEERVKDAINTYGADTLLQMFEDLGTRTEQQARDLIAQWTDGVHESETWVDDPSNPGNPIRLHVSAIKEGDRLIMDFTQTGNQASAPINVREPFIRGLVYHAAIAMTDPYLPINHGLGNAIECRFRKGSILDPEFPGPVGFYSKTVSIAESVIMSAMAKAAGQPALAHGSTQSSIVIGYQGDNDRQYVQYELMYAGARAWDGGDGFTGVGARASGGRFTSLEIIESEFPVDVTRFETLPDTGGDGKSRGGPGYIREYKVRSNSRLSGGAAKREASGVDGGDAGANAYVVVHPDTNNQEKYPGIASNIGLKPGDVFSIETGGGGGVLDPQDRDRELVKGDLQDGIITAEKARSVYKLSEEEIAGALS